Proteins from a single region of Mailhella massiliensis:
- a CDS encoding DUF2269 family protein has translation MYTMSAAAQKVLKAVHLISVCCWLGGGTALFLLSAAKYQGWITGQAVYGADLAAHVIDRWVVVNLGAFLCFMTGLAYGVLTKWGFFRHRWIVLKWVVLFLCIGFGIWLGGKEQAMLALSHTLGEEAMAAPEYRAVLLPYCLGGLMQICVLVAVVFISIFKPFGRRT, from the coding sequence ATGTACACCATGAGTGCCGCTGCGCAAAAAGTGCTCAAGGCCGTGCACCTCATATCCGTCTGCTGCTGGCTGGGCGGAGGAACGGCTCTTTTTCTTCTGTCCGCAGCCAAGTATCAGGGCTGGATTACGGGGCAGGCCGTTTACGGAGCCGATCTCGCGGCCCATGTCATCGACCGCTGGGTGGTGGTGAATCTGGGGGCCTTTCTTTGCTTTATGACCGGGCTTGCCTACGGCGTCCTGACGAAGTGGGGATTTTTCCGGCATCGCTGGATAGTGTTGAAGTGGGTGGTGCTTTTTCTGTGTATCGGCTTCGGCATATGGCTCGGCGGAAAAGAGCAGGCCATGCTTGCGCTTTCGCATACGCTGGGGGAAGAGGCCATGGCTGCGCCGGAATACCGGGCGGTGCTGCTTCCGTACTGTCTGGGCGGACTTATGCAGATATGCGTGCTTGTCGCCGTTGTTTTCATCAGCATATTCAAGCCGTTCGGCAGAAGAACGTGA
- a CDS encoding PD-(D/E)XK nuclease family protein, protein MSQCIKNFEKDQNVINYSKKNNIFDFISLNELGTSQLIAWLLDPEESHTLGNAFLRKFIKMVNQALKSNAFLGSARLSAEDLKSATILTEQNIEQRGKTGRLDILIVNDKTCIVIENKFGSKEHNNQLSFYKKYFSNTRKNKLEKTFFVYLDINMNMFEIEKIAKMGWIPLDYSWISEFISDQKSHIKDHKIKYILESFYYAITDESNLDNCIDKLCLKYSNLIEQVKEISENDIKEFISKKKEFDISLYNAYIKHKYIFDMLIKRYKYINEIKIIDKINNLHFQGKNGLPYYIQKNSCIFTSERISAHSDKNDTYWPAYIKISLCENNTYSVRLYVYTADIRKNKRMSRLLLDVIKDITNNPSFSFRAWNTYCIMSYSEISSRRLMPVFEKQWNVLMIMQKLFLR, encoded by the coding sequence ATGAGTCAATGCATAAAAAACTTTGAAAAAGATCAGAATGTCATCAATTATTCCAAAAAAAACAACATCTTTGATTTTATATCTCTCAACGAGCTCGGCACATCTCAACTGATCGCATGGCTTCTTGATCCCGAAGAAAGCCACACGCTGGGAAATGCCTTTCTGAGAAAATTCATCAAGATGGTGAACCAGGCCCTGAAAAGCAACGCCTTTCTTGGCTCCGCCCGTCTGAGCGCCGAAGACCTCAAGTCCGCCACCATTCTTACGGAACAGAACATCGAACAGAGGGGAAAAACAGGGCGTCTCGACATTCTCATCGTCAACGACAAAACGTGCATCGTCATTGAAAACAAATTCGGCTCAAAAGAGCATAACAACCAGCTTTCTTTCTATAAAAAATATTTTTCCAATACGCGAAAAAACAAACTTGAAAAAACCTTTTTTGTCTATCTTGATATCAACATGAATATGTTTGAGATAGAAAAAATTGCTAAAATGGGCTGGATTCCCCTTGACTATTCTTGGATATCAGAATTTATTTCTGATCAAAAAAGCCATATTAAAGATCATAAAATAAAATATATACTAGAATCATTTTATTATGCCATTACCGATGAAAGCAATCTCGACAACTGCATAGACAAGCTATGCCTTAAATATTCAAACCTCATCGAACAAGTAAAAGAAATATCTGAAAATGACATTAAAGAATTCATATCAAAGAAAAAAGAATTTGATATTTCATTATATAATGCATATATAAAACATAAATACATTTTTGATATGTTAATAAAAAGATATAAGTATATCAACGAGATAAAAATCATAGACAAAATAAACAACCTTCACTTTCAAGGAAAAAACGGCTTACCCTATTATATACAAAAAAATTCGTGCATTTTCACAAGCGAAAGGATATCCGCTCATTCGGACAAAAACGACACATACTGGCCTGCGTACATAAAAATCTCGCTCTGTGAAAACAATACATATTCCGTACGGCTTTATGTCTATACGGCGGACATACGAAAGAATAAAAGAATGTCGCGCCTGCTTCTTGATGTCATCAAAGACATAACCAATAATCCGTCGTTTTCGTTCAGGGCATGGAATACCTATTGCATCATGTCTTACTCGGAGATTTCCTCACGGAGGCTGATGCCCGTTTTTGAAAAACAATGGAATGTCCTCATGATCATGCAAAAACTCTTCCTCAGGTAA
- a CDS encoding MFS transporter, producing MFPSAYGPQHAACAYFFLCPGLAYGILTSRMPALKEQTGANEAQIGLLLFCIGLSSLVALLCSGRIISRWSSRTVLRTGSLMLLLAVIVAALAPDPLLLGAAFIPAGLGMGMTDVAMNTQGIQLECRYRRPCMAFMHAAYSLGGVAGALGGALFAALNLGAFINAACVLGLYACLRPWAMPRLMDDMPPADNTPQKGASPVPLFVVLCGVGAMFAYVAEGSVAEWGSLLLFTVKGAEESTVACAFAVFSAATVCCRLFGDGLRRRRPDSSIVFFGGLLATVGMALVLFCKSPLLCLAGYACMGAGLSPIVPILFSRAGTCPGVSPSQASAAVSVLSYGGMLLFPPMLGFLAHDYGLEKSLSTIFLVCLVLTAGSVVLRKTQRKRAR from the coding sequence ATGTTTCCATCCGCCTATGGCCCGCAACACGCGGCATGTGCGTATTTTTTCCTCTGCCCCGGCCTTGCCTACGGCATACTCACTTCCCGTATGCCCGCCCTCAAGGAACAGACGGGCGCAAACGAAGCGCAGATAGGTCTGCTTCTGTTCTGCATCGGTCTTTCCAGTCTGGTTGCGCTGCTTTGCAGCGGCAGAATCATTTCCCGGTGGAGCAGCCGTACCGTACTGCGTACAGGTTCGCTCATGCTGCTTCTTGCCGTGATTGTCGCCGCGCTGGCCCCCGATCCCCTGCTGCTCGGCGCGGCCTTCATCCCCGCAGGGCTGGGCATGGGCATGACAGATGTGGCCATGAACACGCAGGGCATACAGCTTGAATGCCGCTACAGACGCCCGTGCATGGCCTTCATGCACGCGGCCTACAGCCTGGGCGGCGTGGCGGGCGCCCTCGGCGGCGCGCTGTTCGCCGCCCTGAACCTCGGAGCCTTCATCAACGCCGCCTGCGTGCTCGGTCTATACGCCTGCCTGCGCCCCTGGGCCATGCCGCGGCTCATGGACGATATGCCCCCCGCGGACAACACGCCGCAGAAGGGCGCTTCCCCCGTGCCTCTTTTCGTCGTGCTCTGCGGGGTCGGGGCCATGTTCGCCTATGTGGCGGAAGGTTCCGTCGCAGAATGGGGAAGCCTGCTGCTCTTTACCGTAAAGGGCGCGGAAGAATCCACGGTGGCATGCGCCTTTGCCGTGTTCTCCGCCGCGACCGTGTGCTGCCGCCTCTTCGGCGACGGACTGCGGCGTCGCCGGCCCGATTCCTCCATCGTCTTCTTCGGCGGCCTGCTGGCCACGGTCGGCATGGCTCTCGTGCTGTTCTGCAAAAGCCCCCTGCTCTGCCTTGCGGGCTATGCCTGCATGGGCGCGGGGCTTTCGCCCATTGTTCCCATACTTTTCAGCCGCGCGGGAACCTGCCCCGGAGTCAGCCCCAGCCAGGCAAGCGCCGCAGTCTCCGTCCTTTCCTACGGCGGCATGCTCCTCTTTCCCCCCATGCTGGGCTTTCTCGCCCATGACTACGGGCTGGAAAAATCCCTGAGCACCATATTCCTCGTATGCCTCGTGCTTACCGCAGGTTCCGTCGTCCTCAGAAAAACGCAGCGGAAACGCGCCCGCTGA
- a CDS encoding lipoprotein, which produces MRRRFGVFLAFSLCLLLALAGCGRKGAPIPDYSVDEFAFGELSAEAAADGAVTFQGAITGASQNVEYMVLEMQAVDGELCEGCPFLAQDQYRIDARDAWENNSGSAFSFVYRPVFPGTIYRWRLIGHNLYSGLPDVTSPMQTVFMQGASGALSVPGRGE; this is translated from the coding sequence ATGAGAAGAAGATTCGGCGTTTTTCTGGCCTTTTCGCTTTGTCTGCTGCTGGCGCTTGCGGGGTGCGGGCGCAAGGGAGCGCCCATTCCCGACTATTCGGTGGACGAGTTTGCCTTCGGCGAGCTGAGCGCCGAGGCTGCGGCGGACGGAGCCGTCACGTTTCAGGGGGCGATAACGGGGGCGTCGCAGAATGTGGAGTACATGGTTCTGGAAATGCAGGCCGTGGACGGGGAACTTTGCGAAGGCTGTCCCTTCCTGGCGCAGGATCAGTACCGCATCGACGCGCGCGACGCCTGGGAGAACAATTCCGGTTCCGCGTTCAGTTTCGTGTACCGCCCCGTGTTTCCGGGAACAATCTATCGCTGGCGTCTTATCGGCCATAATCTTTATTCGGGCCTGCCCGACGTGACGAGCCCCATGCAGACGGTGTTCATGCAGGGCGCTTCGGGGGCGCTGTCCGTACCCGGAAGGGGAGAATGA
- a CDS encoding IS5 family transposase (programmed frameshift), producing the protein MKELFYLSHEQIARIKRYFPRSHGIPRVDDRRVVSGIIYVIKHGLQWKDAPREYGPYKTLYNRFIRWSRLGVFNRIFAELVEQNGSTTRLMIDATHLKAHRTAASLLKKGAFSRCIGRTKGGLNSKLHAVCNAFGQPLAFHLSGGQVSDYKGAAVLLDTLPQAGELLADRGYDADWFRHALSRKGITPCIPGRHSRKTPVAYDKEVYKQRHKIEIMFGRLKDWRRIAMRYDRCAHTFFSAICLAAIVIFYI; encoded by the exons ATGAAGGAACTTTTTTATCTTTCTCATGAACAGATTGCTCGTATCAAACGCTACTTTCCTCGTTCCCATGGCATTCCGAGAGTCGATGACAGGCGTGTCGTCAGCGGCATTATCTATGTCATCAAGCACGGCCTGCAATGGAAAGATGCTCCGCGCGAGTATGGACCATACAAAACTCTCTACAATCGTTTTATCCGCTGGAGCCGATTGGGTGTCTTTAACAGGATTTTTGCGGAGCTTGTTGAGCAAAACGGCTCCACAACACGCTTGATGATTGATGCCACACATCTCAAGGCACACAGGACAGCAGCAAGTTTGCTGAAAAAAGGGGCCT TTTCCCGATGTATCGGACGCACAAAAGGCGGCCTGAATTCAAAACTCCACGCTGTCTGCAATGCCTTCGGTCAACCGTTGGCCTTCCATCTGTCCGGCGGTCAGGTGAGCGACTACAAAGGCGCTGCTGTCCTGCTTGATACTCTGCCGCAGGCCGGGGAGCTTCTGGCGGATAGAGGCTATGATGCCGACTGGTTTCGTCATGCCTTGTCCCGTAAAGGAATCACGCCGTGTATTCCCGGCAGACACAGCCGGAAAACTCCGGTGGCCTATGACAAGGAGGTTTATAAGCAGCGGCACAAGATAGAAATCATGTTCGGCCGACTCAAGGATTGGCGCAGAATAGCCATGCGTTATGACCGTTGTGCCCACACGTTCTTTTCGGCTATTTGTCTCGCTGCCATTGTCATCTTTTATATTTAA
- a CDS encoding MerR family transcriptional regulator, whose product MKSRNVFPTGEFARLCLTTRETLLHYDRKGILKPRHVAENGYRLYGAEQYFDFDMISLLKDAGCSLEEIRRCREAGGGYIPFLQERLVRLREEKKRLEDRIAMLSRMVDMAEEAERAAFDTLFFEKRKAERALFHAVEPERMLRHASLVACYSESLRAWAENGASAGLPLGSVIPHEDALRGAFRPAYVFRRATQGERGDTRRIPAGTYACMFHKGDLESHARAFARMMEDVKARSLTPAGDVYALTQMSYVLWEDNGETHIARYAVRVEDAPRP is encoded by the coding sequence ATGAAAAGCAGGAACGTCTTTCCCACGGGGGAATTTGCCCGGCTCTGCCTCACGACAAGGGAAACCCTGCTGCATTACGACAGAAAGGGTATTCTCAAGCCGCGCCATGTGGCGGAAAACGGCTATCGCCTTTACGGGGCGGAACAGTATTTCGATTTCGACATGATTTCCCTGCTCAAGGATGCGGGCTGCTCGCTGGAAGAAATACGGCGGTGCCGCGAAGCCGGGGGCGGGTATATTCCTTTTCTTCAGGAACGCCTCGTCCGGCTGCGGGAGGAGAAAAAAAGACTCGAAGACCGCATAGCCATGTTGAGCCGTATGGTGGACATGGCGGAAGAAGCGGAACGCGCCGCCTTCGACACGCTTTTTTTCGAGAAGCGAAAGGCGGAACGGGCGCTTTTCCATGCCGTGGAACCGGAAAGGATGCTCCGCCACGCCTCGCTGGTGGCATGTTATTCCGAATCCCTGCGGGCGTGGGCGGAAAACGGCGCTTCCGCAGGCCTGCCCCTCGGTTCCGTCATTCCGCATGAGGACGCCCTGCGCGGAGCCTTCCGGCCCGCGTATGTGTTCCGCCGTGCAACGCAGGGGGAAAGGGGCGATACGCGCCGCATTCCTGCCGGAACCTATGCCTGCATGTTTCATAAGGGCGACCTGGAAAGCCATGCCCGGGCCTTTGCCCGCATGATGGAGGACGTGAAGGCCCGCAGCCTCACCCCCGCGGGCGACGTGTACGCCCTGACGCAGATGAGCTATGTGCTGTGGGAGGATAACGGCGAAACCCACATTGCCCGTTACGCCGTCCGCGTGGAGGATGCGCCCCGGCCGTGA